In Candidatus Pantoea floridensis, the genomic window AGCTGGAAGCCACGCTACACAGTGACGAACGTAACGTGCGTGAGATTGAACGCTATGTCACCTCGGAAACATTTAGCGTGCGTAGCCGCTTCCGCCAAATCTGATTTTACCCGTCATACTTCAAGCGGCAGATGCGTTGGCTGCGTGACCTCACCCCGGTCACTTACTAGAGTAAGCTCCCGGGGATTCAGGCACTTGCCGCCTTTCTGCCGCTCGAATTATTTTGGTTAAAAAGTGAAATAGGAAACTGTATGCAAACTCAACGTTTTACTGCTCTGCGCCGTCGCGCGACACCTGCGTTGATGTCGGCGGGGAAATTTATCATCATTAGCGCAGTAACTTACGGGCCCGGCGGGATTGCTGGCTGGGCGGTGAAATCGGTGGCGCGCCGTCCGCTGCGCCTGTTGCTGGCGGCCGCCCTGGAACCGTTGCTGAGCAAAGCGTTCAAACGCTTGTCGGCACGATTCATCAGGGAGAACGATGAAAAGACTGCAAAATGAATTGATGGCGCTGATGAACCGCGGTGTTGACCGCCATCTGCGCCTGGCGGTTACTGGCTTAAGCCGCAGCGGCAAAACCGCGTTTATCACCTCGCTGGTTAACCAGCTTCTCAATGTACACAGTGGCGCGCGTTTGCCGCTGTTTTCCGTGGTGCGCGAAGATCGGCTGCTGGGCGTGAAGCGCGTACCGCAGCGTGAACTGGGTACGCCGCGTTTCACCTACGATGAAGGTCTGGCCCAGCTGTATGGCACGCCGCCCATGTGGCCAACGCCTACGCGGGGCGTGAGCGAAATGCGCCTGGCGCTGCGCTATCGGCCCGATGAATCGCTGCTGCGCCACTTCAAAGACACTGCCACGTTGTACCTTGAAATCGTCGATTATCCCGGCGAATGGCTGTTGGATCTGCCGATGCTGGCGCAGGATTACCTTAGCTGGTCACGCCAAATGGTCGGGCTGTTGCAGGGCGACCGTGCTGCGTGGTCAGCGCACTGGCGCAGCCTGTGTGCCGATCTCGATCCTTTCGCGCCAGCCGATGAGAATCGCCTCGCCGCGATCGCTGCTGCCTGGACTGATTACCTGCATCAGTGCAAAACCGAAGGCTTGCACTTT contains:
- the pspD gene encoding phage shock protein PspD, with protein sequence MQTQRFTALRRRATPALMSAGKFIIISAVTYGPGGIAGWAVKSVARRPLRLLLAAALEPLLSKAFKRLSARFIRENDEKTAK